From the genome of Candidatus Promineifilum breve, one region includes:
- a CDS encoding nucleotidyltransferase family protein, protein MKKPSSQASAHVPLPREALAEFSRRHHIRRLAVFGSALRDDFRPDSDLDILVEFEPDTRVGLRFFALQRELTELIGREVDLNTPGFLSPYFRDEVLAEAEDLYVAP, encoded by the coding sequence ATGAAGAAACCATCTTCTCAGGCGTCGGCCCACGTCCCGCTTCCGCGCGAAGCGCTGGCCGAATTCAGCCGCCGCCACCACATTCGCCGGCTGGCCGTCTTTGGCTCAGCCCTGCGCGATGACTTTCGACCCGATAGCGATCTGGATATATTGGTGGAATTTGAGCCGGATACACGCGTTGGCTTGCGCTTTTTCGCCCTCCAACGCGAATTAACCGAACTGATCGGCCGCGAGGTCGATCTCAATACGCCGGGTTTCCTCAGCCCCTACTTCCGCGATGAAGTGTTGGCCGAAGCGGAGGATCTGTATGTCGCGCCATGA
- a CDS encoding BrnT family toxin, which translates to MRFTWHEPKRLLTLEKRGLDFADAELVFEGPTFTFEDDRRDYGEQRWVTIGLMRDKVVVIVHTETEDEIRIISLREAEKDEQRHFFSNL; encoded by the coding sequence ATGCGCTTCACTTGGCATGAACCCAAACGGCTCCTGACGCTGGAGAAGCGCGGCCTGGACTTCGCCGATGCTGAACTGGTCTTCGAAGGCCCGACGTTCACATTTGAGGACGACCGGCGAGATTACGGCGAGCAACGCTGGGTAACCATTGGACTCATGCGCGACAAGGTCGTCGTGATAGTCCACACCGAGACGGAAGACGAGATCAGGATTATCTCCCTACGCGAGGCCGAAAAAGATGAGCAACGTCACTTCTTCTCCAACCTTTGA
- a CDS encoding BrnA antitoxin family protein, with amino-acid sequence MSNVTSSPTFDDPDDYGPVTQADLDRATFRVGRRPAPRKQRVTIMLDTGLIEYFKTQAGERGYQTLINETLRQAVEREALVDTLRRVVREELQTWE; translated from the coding sequence ATGAGCAACGTCACTTCTTCTCCAACCTTTGACGATCCCGACGACTACGGGCCGGTGACCCAGGCCGATCTGGATCGGGCCACGTTTCGCGTCGGCCGCCGGCCCGCGCCGCGTAAACAACGGGTCACGATCATGTTGGATACCGGTCTGATCGAATATTTCAAGACCCAGGCCGGCGAGCGCGGCTACCAAACCCTGATCAACGAGACCTTGCGCCAGGCCGTCGAGCGCGAGGCGCTGGTGGACACCCTGCGCCGCGTGGTGCGCGAGGAGTTGCAGACGTGGGAATAG